A region of the Methylobacterium nodulans ORS 2060 genome:
CTGCTCGCGGCCGTGCGCGGGGCCGTCGCGGTGCCGGTCACCGTCAAGATGCGGCTCGGCTGGGATCACGCCGCCCTCAACGCGCCGGAGCTGGCGCGGCGGGCCGAGGATCTCGGCCTTGCCGCCGTCACGGTGCATGGCCGCACCCGGCAGCAATTCTACACCGGCCGGGCCGACTGGGCGGCGATCCGCGCGGTGGTCGAAACCGTGTCGATCCCGGTCGTGGCGAATGGCGACGTCGACGGCCTGGAGGCGGCGCGCGCCTGCCTTAACGCCTCGGGCGCCGCGGCCGTGATGATCGGGCGGGCAGCCGTCGGGCGGCCCTGGCTGGTGGGCGCGGTGGCGGCCGGGCTGCAGGGCCGGGACGCCCCCGACCTCACGCCCGCCGAGCAGGCGGACCTCGCGGTCGAGCATTACGAGGGCCTGCTCGCACGCTACGGCGTGCCGATGGGGGTCCGCCACGCCCGCAAGCACCTTGCGGCCTATGCGGACCATGCAGGCGGCCTCCCGGCGCCCGAGCGGGCGCGCCTCGTCACCACCACGGATCCGGTGGAGGCGCGCGGGCTGCTCCGGCGGGCCTTCGACGCCGACCCGGCGGCACCGGCTGCGAAGCAGGCGGCACCGGCCGCCAAGCGGGCGGCATGAGAAAGGGTCTCCCCGATGGTTCGGCCACCATCCCCGACGAGCCCCCGCGCGGCTCCTCCGGAGGCTCCGCCGGGAGCGTGCCGGCGATGAGCGCACCGACGAGCGACGCGATCATCAACGCGCTGCCGCTTCCGGTGCTCACCATCGGGCCGGACGAGCGGATCCTCCAGGTCAACATGGCCGCGGAGCATTTCTTCGACTACTCGCGCCGGCTGATGCAGCGCCAGCGCCTGCGCGACATCATTCCGTTCTCCTCGCCGATCATCGCCCTCGTGAACGAGGTGCGGCGGCGGCGGTCGAGCGTGAGCGAGTACCGGGTGGAACTGGGCTCGCCGCGCTTGAGCATCGAGCGCAGCGTCGACGTGTTCGCGACCTATCTCGACGACGAGATGGTGGTGCTGATGCTCCAGGAGCGCACCATCGCGGACAAGATGAACCGCCAGCTCACCCACCGGCAGGCGGCGCGCTCGATGGTGGCGCTCGGCGCCATGCTGGCCCACGAGATCAAGAACCCGCTCGCTGGCATCCGGGGCGCCGCGCAGCTCCTGGAGCAGTCGGCGGCCGAGGACGACCGGCTGCTCACCCGCCTCATCTGCGACGAGGCCGACCGGATCGTGCGCCTCGTCGAGCGCATGGAGCTGTTCGGAGACGAGCGCCCGGTCGAGCGCGGGCCGGTCAACGTCCATGGCGTGCTGGATCAGGTGAAGCGCTCGGCCCAGTCGGGCTTCGCCCGCCATATCCGCTTCGTCGAGAACTACGACCCCTCGCTGCCGCCTGTCCTCGGCAACCGCGACCAGCTCATCCAGGTGATCCTCAACCTCGTGAAGAACGCCGCCGAGGCGATCGGCGCGGATGCAGTCGATGGCGAGATCACGCTCTCGACGGCCTTCCGCACCGGCCTTCGCCTGCAGGTGCCGGGCTCGCGCGAGCGGGTGAGCCTGCCGATCGAGGTGGCGGTGCGCGACAACGGCCCGGGCGTCAGCGCCGATCTGCTGCCCGACCTGTTCGACCCCTTCGTGACCACCAAGGCGCAGGGGTCGGGCCTCGGCCTCGCCCTCGTCGCCAAGATCGTCGGCGACCATGGCGGCATCGTCGAATGCGATCCCGCCCCGCGCCGCACCACCTTCCGCGTTCTCCTGCCGATGTCCCACGCCCGCGACGGGCGCGAATCGGCCCCGGATGTCGAGTAGCCCCATGCCGAACGGACACATCATCGTCGCCGACGACGACGCCGCGATCCGCACCGTCCTCAACCAGGCGCTCTCGCGCGCGGGCTACGAGGTGCGCTCGACGGGCAATGCCGCCACCCTCTGGCGCTGGGTCGCCCAGGGCGACGGCGACCTCGTCATCACCGACGTGGTGATGCCCGACGAGAACGCCTTCGACCTCCTGCCCCGCATCAAGCGGGTGCGGCCGGACCTGCCGATCATCGTCATGAGCGCGCAGAACACCTTCATGACGGCGATCCGGGCCTCCGAGCGCGGCGCCTACGAGTACCTGCCCAAGCCCTTCGACCTGAAGGAGCTGACGGCGATCGTCGGGCGCGCCCTGTCGCGGCCCCGCGGCAACGCGGCGCCCGGCGCCGGGCCGGAGAACGAGGACATCCCGCTCGTCGGGCGCTCGCCGGCCATGCAGGAGATCTACCGGTCGCTCGCCCGCCTGATGCCGACCGACCTCACGGTGATGATCACCGGCGAGTCCGGCACCGGCAAGGAGCTGGTCGCCCGTGCGCTGCACGATTACGGCCGGCGCCGCGCCGGGCCCTTCGTCCCCGTCAACATGGCGGCGATCCCGCGCGACCTGATCGAATCCGAACTCTTCGGCCACGAGAAGGGCGCCTTCACGGGCGCCACCGCCCGCTCGGCCGGGCGTTTCGAGCAGGCGGAGGGAGGCACACTGTTCCTCGACGAGATCGGCGACATGCCGATGGAGGCCCAAACCCGGCTCCTGCGCGTGCTGCAGCAGGGCGAGTACACCACGGTCGGCGGGCGGGTGCCGATCAAGACCAATGTCCGCATCATCGCGGCGACGAACAAGGACCTGCGGGTCTCGATCCAGCAGGGCATCTTCCGCGAGGACCTGTTCTTCCGCCTCAACGTGGTGCCGCTGCGCCTGCCGGCCCTGCGCGAGCGCACCGAGGACGTGCCGGACCTCGTCCGCCACTTCTTCACGCTCGTCGAGCGCGAGGGCCTGAGCCGCAAGCAGCTCGATGCCGACGCGATGGAGCGCCTCAAGCGCTATCGCTGGCCGGGCAACGTGCGCGAACTCGAGAACCTCGTGCGGCGCCTCGCGGCGCTCTATCCGCAGGAGACGATCACCGGCCCGGTGATCGAGGCGGAGCTCGACACGCTGCCGCTTGCCGCGCCGGCGCCGGGCGGCCCGCCGCGCAAGGGCGCCGCCGAGGCGGAAGGCCTCTCGGCGGCCGTGGAGCGGCACCTCGCCGAGTATTTCTCGGGCTTTCGGGATACGCTGCCGCCGCCCGGCCTCTACCACCGCGTGTTGCGCGAGATCGAGGGGCCGCTCATCGGCGCGGCGCTCGCGGCGACCCGCGGCAACCAGATTCGCGCGGCGGAACTCCTCGGCGTGAACCGGAATACCCTGCGCAAGAAGGTCCGGGACCTCGACCTTCAGGTCTTCCGCACGCCCCGCTGAATGCCCGCTGAGAGCAGCTTAAGCAGGATCATCGCGCCGGCCCGGTCCCGCGTGACCGGGCCCGCCGCGGTCATCTGTCGAGACAAGTGAAATCCGGTTCTCCGTCCGGACGGACGACCGGCTTCAGCGTTTCCACCCCGCCAACGGCGATGGACCACAGCAGAGCCGCGGTGCCTGATCTGCTGCGCTGTCCGCTTCACCTGTCGGGAGACGGGTGCCAACCCGTGATTCCAGCCTGCCGGGGCCGGAAGACCGGCCCGAACCTGCGAGACATTTCGTCGCGGACCGAACAGCCGGGATCAGCCTAGCCCATCCTCTCAAGGTCATGCTTCAGGCGCAGGGCAGCGCCGTATCGTCGGGCGTCGCGGACACGCAATAGAGGCGCCTCCGGGAATACAACCTCATGTTGTCATTGGCCGGAGCGCCCGGATGGCTGTGATACTCGTCCGAAATCTCGCCGGCCGTCATCACGCGCCGCCGTGACTGCCAAGTCGACGGCACCGTCTTGGCCGTCTTTCGACCGCGAGCCTTCTTCTCACGACCCAGCGGTGAGCCATCCTTGCGCTTTGTCATCTTTGAAACGTCCCCCGACCACAACCTTCTTTCCGCAGAGCCAGGAAGACCGCCGGTTGGCCCGGCTGATTCCGCCATACGCGCCCCGCAGGTTACCGATCATCATCACTCTAGACCGGATTCCATGCAAGGCCCGGCGACATTTCGACTTTTTCGATTCTTTGCCGGCCTGCGTCGATCTGGACACAACCCTCCCGATAGACTTAATCCTTGCCTGGAAATGGATTAACCCATAAGAGCTATACCAAGCCATTGGACGGGTGGCGTTTTCGGCGGTCCGCCGCCGCCATCCCCTTGTGTCCGAAGGAGCTTTGCATCATGCGCCGATCGCATTGGTCGAGGGGGGCCGCAGCGGATCGCCTGACGTTACGAAAGAGGGCTGTTTCCAAGCATATCCGATCCGCCTCTGCTCCAACGGACCTTGAAGTTGAGCGCATCTCGCGTAACATCTACCCCACTGGATGGGGGTACGCAGCTTTGCGAGGAACACGATGAATTCCGAGAATCAGACCGAGGCCCCGCAGACCATTGAACTCGTGTCCGACATCGTGTCGGCCTACGTATCGAACAATTCGGTGCCCGTGGGTGAGCTCGCCGGCCTGATCCGCAGCGTGCATGACGCGGTGGCCCGGCTCGGCGCCCCGGCGGCGCCCCAGCCCGAGAAACTCGTCCCCCCGGTGCCCATCAAGAAGACGATCACGCCGGATTATCTCATCAGCCTGGAGGACGGGCGGCGCTACCGCACGCTCAAGCGCCATCTCGCGGGCCGTGGCCTCACCCCCGAACAATACCGCGCCAAGTGGGGCCTGCCTCCAGATTATCCCATGGTGGCGGCCAATTATGCTGCGCAGCGCTCCGAGCTCGCCAAGAGCATCGGTCTCGGCCAGAAGCCCGTCGCCCGCCGCGCCCGCAGCCAGGCGGCCTGATCCCACTGCGGGACCGCATCCCGCCGCGGGACCGCGCCGCGGTCGGGCCGAAGCGGCCGAGCCCCGGCCCACCCGCGTCGTCCCTCCGATGCAGGTCCGCGATACGGGACCGCGCGCCAAACCGGCCGCGGTCCCGTATTAATTTCGCCACACTGTAGTGGCCATGCATCAGGCATGTTGCTGTCGCGCCGCGTTCATCCTCCCGGGGCTCAACCCGCCGGCGTCCCGCCGGAGGCCGCGCCGCGGGGGCCGGGCCTGTTCGGGGCCCTCGTCGTCGGCGTGGCGCTGGCCCTGGCGCTCGCCACCTTCCTGATTCTCGTCGGCGCTACGACGATCGCGCCGACCCACAACGTCGTCGTCACGCTGCTGCTCGGCAACGTCGCCCTGGTGATCGGCCTCATCGTGGTGATCGCCTGGGAAGCCCGGGTGTTCCTGCGGGCGCGGCGGGCGAATGCGCGGGTGGCGCGGCTCCACACGCGCATCGTCGGGCTGTTCAGCCTCATCGCCACCCTGCCGACGATCCTGCTTGCGGTCGTAGCCTCCATCACCCTGGAGCGTGGGCTTTCCCCCTGGTTCTCCGACCGGATGCGCAACGTCGTGCTGATGTCCGTCGACGTCGCCGACGCCTATCTCACCAACCAGTGCCAGAGCCTCGCCCGCGAGGCTCGCATCCTCAGCGACGACCTCACCCGGGCCCGGCCCGCCTTCGAGGTGGAGCGGGCCTGGTTCGAGAACTTCCTCACGGCGCGCGCGAGTTCTCTCGGGCTGCCGATCGCCCGCATCATGCGCTCGGCCGACGAGACCGTGGCGCGCGCCAACATCGACGTGCTCAAGAATCCGCCGCTGCCATCGAGCGCGGATTTCGAGGAGGCCGCGAAGTCGAACGACCCGACCTGCCTGCTTCCCCGCGAGGGAAGGGTGTTCGGCGCGCTCATGAAGCTGCCGGCCTATGGTGATTCCTTCCTGCTGATCGAGCGGGAGGTGACGCGGCTCGCGGTCGAGTTCCCGGGCGTGTCGCGGGCCGCCGCGGCCGAATTCCTCACCATCGATGCCGGGCGGCGCAGCGTGCAGATCGCCTTCGCCAGCATGTTCGCGCTGATCGCCCTGATCGCGCTCCTGTCGGCGGTCTGGTTCGGGCTCAACTTCGCCAACCGGTTCGTCGCGCCGATCCGGCGCCTGATCAACGCCGCCGACCAGGTGGCGTCCGGCAACTTCTACGCGCAGGTGCCCTTCCGCAAGACCGAGGGCGACCTTCAGCACCTGGGCGAGAGCTTCAACAAGATGACCCAGGAGCTGCGCCGCCAGCATGACGGGCTCGTCGAGGCCCGCGATCAGATCGACCGCCGCCGCCGCTTCACGGAAGCCGTGCTGGCCGGCGTGCCGGCGGGCGTGCTCGGGGTCAATGCCGAGGGCGTCATCACCATCGCCAACCCCTCCACCGAGCGGATGCTCGGACGCAAGCCCCAGGAACTCGTCGGCACGCCCCTGCGCCTCGCGGTTCCCGAACTCGCCGGGCTGTTCGGCGAGCCCGGGGAGGCGCGGCTGCGCCCGATGCAGCAGCAGATCCAGATCACCCGCAACGGCCGCGAGCGCACCATCGACGTGCGGGTGACGAGCGAGCAGGCGCAAGGGGTCGACCGGGGCTACGTCGTCACCCTCGACGACATCACCGACCTCGTCACCGCGCAGCGCACCTCCGCCTGGGCGGATGTCGCCCGGCGCATCGCCCACGAGATCAAGAACCCGCTCACCCCGATCCAGCTCTCGGCCGAGCGCATCCGGCGCAAGTACGGCAAGGTCATCACGACCGACAAGGAGGTGTTCGAGCAGTGTACCGCTACGATCGTGCGCCAGGTCGACGACATCAAGCGGATGGTAGACGAGTTCTCGTCGTTCGCGCGGATGCCCAAGCCGGCGATCGCCCGGAACGATCTGACCGAGATCGTGAAGCAGAACCTGTTCATGATGCGGGTGGCGCATCCCGACATCGATTTCGTGATGGAGGGGGAGGAAGCGCGGATCAGCGCGGCCTTCGACACCCGCCTCCTGTCGCAGGCGGTCACCAACATCCTCAAGAACGCCGTCGAGGCGGTGCAGGCGGTGCCCGAGGCGGAACGCGGGCGGGGCCGCATCGCGGTGCGGCTCGTCGAGGAGGGGGAGGGCGTCGTGATCGAGATCACCGACACCGGCAAGGGATTTCCGGCCGAAGGACGCCAGCGGCTGCTCGAACCCTATATGACGACCCGGGAAGGGGGCACCGGCCTCGGGCTGGCGATTGTGAGCAAGGTCTTGGAAGAGCACGGCGGCGGCATCGAACTCAACGACAATCCGGAGGGGCGGGGCGGACAGGTGCGCATGCGCCTGCTGCGCGAAGTCCGGCGCGACGAGCCGGCCCCCGACGGGACGGCGCGGGCCCGGGAGGGCGCCGCCCCGTGAGGCCGATGCCGTCCATCTCCGGTGGCGCGCAGGCCCCGGACAAGCCAAGCAGACGATACACCAGGGTGCGGCCGGAGGGCCGGACACCCGCCGCGCGGGGAGGCCGTGAGCGATGAGCGCCGACATCCTGATCGTCGATGACGAGGCCGACATCCGCGACCTCGTGGCTGGCATCCTCGAGGACGAGGGCCACCGCACCCGCACGGCCGGGTCCTCCGACGAGGCGCTCGCCGCGATCGAGCAGCGCCGGCCGCATCTCGTCTTCCTGGACATCTGGCTGCAGGGCTCCCGGCTCGACGGGCTGCAGGTGCTCGACATCGTCAAGGCCCAGGCCCCGGACCTGCCCGTGGTGATGATCTCCGGCCACGGCAACATCGAGACCGCGGTCTCGGCCATCAAGGCGGGGGCCTACGACTTCATCGAGAAGCCGTTCAAGGCCGACCGGCTGATCCTGGTGGCCGAGCGGGCGCTCGAAGCCTCGCGCCTCAAGCGCGAGGTGCGCGACCTCAAGGCCCGCTCGGGGCAGGCGAGCCGCATCGTCGGCGGCTCGGTCGCCGTCAACCAGCTGCGCCAGACCATCGAGCGGGTCGCGCCCACCAATGCCCGGGTGATGATCTCGGGCGCCCCGGGCTCGGGCAAGGAACTCTCGGCCCGCACGCTCCATGCCGCTTCCGCGCGCGCGAACGGGCCCTTCGTGGTGATCAACGCCGCCACGATCACGCCCGAGACCATGGAGGCGGAGCTGTTCGGGGTCGAGGCCGCGGACGGGCGCCCCCGTCGGGTCGGCGCCCTCGAGGAGGCGCATGGCGGCACGCTCTATATCGACGAGGTCGCGGACATGCCCCGCGAGACCCAGAACCGCATCCTGCGGGTCCTCGTCGACCAGAACTTCCAGCGGGTCGGCGGCACGACCCGCGTGCATGTCGATGTGCGGATCATCTCCTCCTCCTCGCGCGACCTCGCCGAGGAGATCGCGGCGGGCCGCTTCCGCGAGGATCTCTTCCACCGCCTCAGCGTGGTGCCGATCCGGGTGCCGCCGCTGGCCGAGCGCCGCGAGGACGTGCCGGAGCTGATCGGCTTCTTCATGGACCAGATCTCGACGGCGACGGGCCTGCCCCAGCGCCGGATCGCCCCCGACGCCATGGCGGTGCTGCAGTCGCACGACTGGCCCGGCAACGTCCGGCAGCTGCGCAACAACGTCGAGCGCCTGATGATCCTGACGCAGGGGGATCCCGAGACCGAGGTCACCACCGAGATGCTGCCGAGCGAGGTCGGCGCCCTCGTGCCCACCACGCCGAGCGGGGCGGGCGGCGAGAAGCTGATGAGCCTCGCCCTGCGCGAGGCCCGGGAGATCTTCGAGCGCGAATACCTCATCGCCCAGATCGCCCGCTTCTCCGGCAACATCTCCCGCACCGCCGAGTTCATCGGCATGGAGCGCTCCGCCCTGCACCGGAAGCTCAAGTCGCTCGGCATCGGCGCCTGACGGCCGCCGCCCGCCTGCATTTGGGAATGCAGGCGGGCCGCAATCTTGCTAGGACTTTCCGGGCCACGGCGCAGCGATCCGAGCGGGACTGACCGGTCGGATCGCTGCGGCGCGGCCGGACGCCTCTTGCGCGGAACCGGGCTTCACCGTGTAATAGGGTGCAGGTCCGGGGTCGCGCGCGGCGCGGCCCGCAAAAATCAACGGAGCGACCCGCCATCCGGGGCCGGCAGCGGGTTCACAAGGACAAGAAGAATGGCGGGCGAGCGCGCGCAAAATCTGCAGGACACTTTTCTCAATCACGTCCGCAAGAACAAGATTCCTCTCACGATCTTCCTGGTGAACGGGGTCAAGCTGCAGGGGGTGGTGACCTGGTTCGACAATTTCTGCGTGCTGCTGCGCCGGGATGGACATTCCCAGCTGGTGTACAAGCACGCGATCTCGACGATCATGCCCGGACACCCGGTGCAGCTCTTCGAGCAGGGTGAAGAGGGCGCCGAGAAGGGCTGAGCCACCACCGCATCCGGCGAATCGGAGGTCCGGCCGCTTGATTGCGGCCGGGCGGCCTCCAATCTGTCATCGATCGCCGTCGCGGCGCGACGGGAGGAAGCTCCCGGGACGCCGCCCCGGCGGTGACGGATCGGCCTGTCGCTCCGTCGCACGATGCTGGTGAGATCGGCTTTCATGGAACCACGGATTCCGGGCGACGCCCGGCTGCCGGGCGAGGCCCGGCTGCAGCGGATGGCGGAGCCGGAAGGCACGATCGCCGCCGAGACCCGCACCCTCGTGGTCGGCCCCTATCCGGCCCGCCGCGGGGCCGAGGCTGCGCGCCCGGGGGCCGGGCGCCCCCCCGAGGCGCGTCTCGACGAGGCGGTGGGGCTCGCGGCCGCCATCGATCTCGACGTGGTCGACCATCTCATGCTCCCGGTCCAGGCGATCCGCCCCTCGACCTATCTGGGCAAGGGGCGCGTCGAGGAGATCGCCGGGCGGATCGCCGCCGAATCGGTGCGCCTCGTGGTCATGGATTGCGCCCTCTCGCCCGTGCAGCAGCGCAACCTCGAGAAGGCCTGGGGCGTCAAGGTCATCGACC
Encoded here:
- the dusB gene encoding tRNA dihydrouridine synthase DusB, whose amino-acid sequence is MRIDHYLSDAEASSGVRALPSGPGADAERLPGALLAPLSGVTDLHLRRIARRLGATAVVSEMVAAEDFARGTAEARLRAEGEGVLPHVVQLAGCDPHWMAEGARLAEANGADVIDVNMGCPAKKVTGGEAGSALMRDLDHAARLLAAVRGAVAVPVTVKMRLGWDHAALNAPELARRAEDLGLAAVTVHGRTRQQFYTGRADWAAIRAVVETVSIPVVANGDVDGLEAARACLNASGAAAVMIGRAAVGRPWLVGAVAAGLQGRDAPDLTPAEQADLAVEHYEGLLARYGVPMGVRHARKHLAAYADHAGGLPAPERARLVTTTDPVEARGLLRRAFDADPAAPAAKQAAPAAKRAA
- a CDS encoding sensor histidine kinase NtrY-like, which translates into the protein MLLSRRVHPPGAQPAGVPPEAAPRGPGLFGALVVGVALALALATFLILVGATTIAPTHNVVVTLLLGNVALVIGLIVVIAWEARVFLRARRANARVARLHTRIVGLFSLIATLPTILLAVVASITLERGLSPWFSDRMRNVVLMSVDVADAYLTNQCQSLAREARILSDDLTRARPAFEVERAWFENFLTARASSLGLPIARIMRSADETVARANIDVLKNPPLPSSADFEEAAKSNDPTCLLPREGRVFGALMKLPAYGDSFLLIEREVTRLAVEFPGVSRAAAAEFLTIDAGRRSVQIAFASMFALIALIALLSAVWFGLNFANRFVAPIRRLINAADQVASGNFYAQVPFRKTEGDLQHLGESFNKMTQELRRQHDGLVEARDQIDRRRRFTEAVLAGVPAGVLGVNAEGVITIANPSTERMLGRKPQELVGTPLRLAVPELAGLFGEPGEARLRPMQQQIQITRNGRERTIDVRVTSEQAQGVDRGYVVTLDDITDLVTAQRTSAWADVARRIAHEIKNPLTPIQLSAERIRRKYGKVITTDKEVFEQCTATIVRQVDDIKRMVDEFSSFARMPKPAIARNDLTEIVKQNLFMMRVAHPDIDFVMEGEEARISAAFDTRLLSQAVTNILKNAVEAVQAVPEAERGRGRIAVRLVEEGEGVVIEITDTGKGFPAEGRQRLLEPYMTTREGGTGLGLAIVSKVLEEHGGGIELNDNPEGRGGQVRMRLLREVRRDEPAPDGTARAREGAAP
- a CDS encoding sigma-54-dependent transcriptional regulator; amino-acid sequence: MSADILIVDDEADIRDLVAGILEDEGHRTRTAGSSDEALAAIEQRRPHLVFLDIWLQGSRLDGLQVLDIVKAQAPDLPVVMISGHGNIETAVSAIKAGAYDFIEKPFKADRLILVAERALEASRLKREVRDLKARSGQASRIVGGSVAVNQLRQTIERVAPTNARVMISGAPGSGKELSARTLHAASARANGPFVVINAATITPETMEAELFGVEAADGRPRRVGALEEAHGGTLYIDEVADMPRETQNRILRVLVDQNFQRVGGTTRVHVDVRIISSSSRDLAEEIAAGRFREDLFHRLSVVPIRVPPLAERREDVPELIGFFMDQISTATGLPQRRIAPDAMAVLQSHDWPGNVRQLRNNVERLMILTQGDPETEVTTEMLPSEVGALVPTTPSGAGGEKLMSLALREAREIFEREYLIAQIARFSGNISRTAEFIGMERSALHRKLKSLGIGA
- a CDS encoding two-component system sensor histidine kinase NtrB is translated as MSAPTSDAIINALPLPVLTIGPDERILQVNMAAEHFFDYSRRLMQRQRLRDIIPFSSPIIALVNEVRRRRSSVSEYRVELGSPRLSIERSVDVFATYLDDEMVVLMLQERTIADKMNRQLTHRQAARSMVALGAMLAHEIKNPLAGIRGAAQLLEQSAAEDDRLLTRLICDEADRIVRLVERMELFGDERPVERGPVNVHGVLDQVKRSAQSGFARHIRFVENYDPSLPPVLGNRDQLIQVILNLVKNAAEAIGADAVDGEITLSTAFRTGLRLQVPGSRERVSLPIEVAVRDNGPGVSADLLPDLFDPFVTTKAQGSGLGLALVAKIVGDHGGIVECDPAPRRTTFRVLLPMSHARDGRESAPDVE
- the ntrC gene encoding nitrogen regulation protein NR(I), which produces MPNGHIIVADDDAAIRTVLNQALSRAGYEVRSTGNAATLWRWVAQGDGDLVITDVVMPDENAFDLLPRIKRVRPDLPIIVMSAQNTFMTAIRASERGAYEYLPKPFDLKELTAIVGRALSRPRGNAAPGAGPENEDIPLVGRSPAMQEIYRSLARLMPTDLTVMITGESGTGKELVARALHDYGRRRAGPFVPVNMAAIPRDLIESELFGHEKGAFTGATARSAGRFEQAEGGTLFLDEIGDMPMEAQTRLLRVLQQGEYTTVGGRVPIKTNVRIIAATNKDLRVSIQQGIFREDLFFRLNVVPLRLPALRERTEDVPDLVRHFFTLVEREGLSRKQLDADAMERLKRYRWPGNVRELENLVRRLAALYPQETITGPVIEAELDTLPLAAPAPGGPPRKGAAEAEGLSAAVERHLAEYFSGFRDTLPPPGLYHRVLREIEGPLIGAALAATRGNQIRAAELLGVNRNTLRKKVRDLDLQVFRTPR
- the hfq gene encoding RNA chaperone Hfq — translated: MAGERAQNLQDTFLNHVRKNKIPLTIFLVNGVKLQGVVTWFDNFCVLLRRDGHSQLVYKHAISTIMPGHPVQLFEQGEEGAEKG
- a CDS encoding MucR family transcriptional regulator; protein product: MNSENQTEAPQTIELVSDIVSAYVSNNSVPVGELAGLIRSVHDAVARLGAPAAPQPEKLVPPVPIKKTITPDYLISLEDGRRYRTLKRHLAGRGLTPEQYRAKWGLPPDYPMVAANYAAQRSELAKSIGLGQKPVARRARSQAA